ATACGTGTATGTCACACGCGGATTATTGGCCTTGTTGGACACGGAGGATGAGTTAGCTGGCGTACTTGGACATGAATTTAGTCATATCTTACTTAAGCATAGTGAGAAGAAAATTGGTCGAACAATTTTTCCTAAAGTACTGGAGATCCCAGGTAATCTGGTGGGGTCTATGTTCAGTGAGCTTTTAGGCGCTTTGATGAATAACCCCATAGAAGTGACGGCCAAGACAGTCAATTCTGCATTTGACAGAAGTCAGGAGAACCATGCCGATAAGAGTGGAGTAGAATTGGCAGCTGCGGCTGGCTTTGATCCAAAGGCATTGAGTTCAGCACTGGTCAAGCTCGAGTTTTTTGTGCAAACCCTGACAGAAGAAGAAAGTAGTTTTCATCTTTTTGACGACCATCCATTGACCAAGAAGAGGGTAGATAACCTAAAGGAATTAACAGCAGACATGAGTATGTCAGATAGATATGTGCAAAAATCAATTTTGCCCGCTATCGATGGATTGATTTTGGGACAAAACCCTAAGAATGGTGTTGTCCTGGAGGATAATTTGTTTTTGCATTCCGATTTGAACATATCTTTTCAATTGCCAGAAGGCTGGGGGTCGAAGAATACTCCTGAGTCTCTGACTGCTACTGATAGGAAGTCTGGATCAGGTTTGGGACTGGGGCTGGACGAAGAGAATGAGTCTGCTAAAGCGGCCTACAAGGCCTATGCAAAGAGTCTAAAGGGACAAAAAGGACTCATGTTGACAGTGGATAAGAAAAAGGAAATCGGGGGCTTTAATGCTGTGGAATTGTTGGTAGAGGATGGAAAATCAAATACGACCGTTGTGACATGGATCGAGTTTGATGGTGTCAATGGTTTGATACAGTTGGTAGGTAGTACATCTAGTGAAGAGCAGTTGAATAAAATTCAGCAGTCAATCTCTTCATTTAGATTAATTAATGAAGAAGAAAGAGCCAGAGTATTTACAAAACTGTTGAGAGCTGAAGAAACTGAGGCTTCTACTTTATCAGAGTATGCGAAAGAGAAAGGCTTTGACGGAAATATAAAAATATTGGAAATTCTTAATGGTCAGAGCGCTGATGATCAATTGGTAGACCAGGAAGTGAAGTTTATGGAGAAAGAACCTTACAACTAAATATAGCTCAAAACATGAATAAGAAAGGGAAGTCCTAGGACTTCCCTTTCTTATTTTTTATCCTTTATGAGTAGTAGGGCAGCTTTTGCCTTGTAGTCCAGACCGTCTTTGTATTTGTACTTGTTATAAGAAAAGACCTTGTTGAAGTAGTATGCTGCCTTTTCATAGTCTCCTCGAGATTCGTAGATATAGCCCGTGTATAAACATGCCGACGGAGCAAAATACCAGTTTTCATCCCCTGATTTTTTGATAGCGTTTAGGTAGTGGAAGATGGCTTCTTCTTTTTCTCCTTCCTTGTCGTAGAGTCTTCCATATCTATAAAAGTATTCAACCTCCTCTTTTTCGCTTTTTATACTTTGCTGTTTGATGCCTTTGAGTGTGCGATGCGCAATATCAAAGTATCCACCATCGGTAGCCAATCTGGCTTTATAGAGCTCTGGGTTCGGGTATTTGTCTCTGGATAGATAGTCTGCCGCATTTTTGTCTGCTGCTACGAATTCCTGTCCCGATTTTTGGGCCTTTTCCCAGTGCAACTCTGCTATTTTTTTCTGTCCTTCTAACCAGTAGCAAAGGAAGATTTTGAACCAGGTATCCTTGATGTAATTTTTGCCCTTGTGCATATTCAGGAATCTGGAGTAATACAGTCTGGCCATGTCGTACTCTTGTTTCTGCAGATAGATTTCTCCAAGATGATATAAAATATAAGAGATTGAATAATACTCACCCCCTACGTAGGTTAGTCTCGTCAAAGAGCTAAGGGCATCTTCACTGTGTGAATATTTGATCAGGGCGAGATTGTAGAAGTAATTTACGGCAAGATTGTCCTTGTTGTGTTGCAGGATGTCTTGAAGCAAATCCATGGTGACCTCTTCTTTGTTGACGATGTTAATGGCGATCAGACATTTGATCAAACTGGTCTCGAGCCAGTAGGGGTTTTTGAAATCGATCTCGCTTAATTCTTGCCAGCCCTCTATGACATTGGCTCTAAGTCCAAAATACCTTAATACCCAATAGTAACTTTCGGGCACCACGGCGAAAAGCACATGAAGTGTACCAAGAGATTTGTAATTGTGTTTAAAGTCCGGATGCTCTTCAATATTGTCTTTGATTTCGCTGTAGGCATTTTTTAGTGCCCAGCCTGCTCTCATTTCTTCCTGAAATAGTGTTTTGACTATGGCCCAGTGTATCTTTATCTCAGCAGAATAGAATTTTTTGTAGGGATCATCATCATCTAATTCTTCAACTCCTTCCAGATGATTATCTTCACTGTCTTCATATTTTTTAAAGAGTGACTCGTCTTCAGAAATTAAGATTTCCATAGCGTCTGCAAGGCTCATGGTGTAGTGGTAGTGACCAAGTTCCTCTTGACTTGGAATGATTGCCTTGAGCTGATCTCTGCCTGCCTCGAACTTGAGTTTGAGGATGTTTTGGTAGGCTTGGTAAATGCGCGGATAGGAGTCGATTGACTTTTGTCCAAAGGTAGGAAAATGGCTAAGGAGCAAAAGAATAAACAAAAAAAGGTGAGCATAACTCACCTTTAAATTCTTAATATGTCGACCCAAAAGGTTCAAATTATGCCTTCTTTTTAGTTCTTCTGGCCTTAGTAGGTTTCTTCTCTTCGATTACTTCTTCTACATCTGCCAATACTCGACCACAGTGCTCACATACGATCAGTTTTTTCTTCTCTCTGATCTCAGCTTGCTTTTGGGGAGGTACCACGTTGAAACATCCGCCACAAGCTCCTCTTTTAACAGGAACTACGGCCAATCCATTTCTTACGTTTCCTCTGATTTTGTTGTAAGAATTGAGAAGTCTCTCTTCAATTTTTGTTGAAGCCTTCTCTCTATCTTTCATCAATTTGCTTTCTTCCTCCTCGCTCTCTGCGGTGATGTTGTCTAGCTCGCCCTTCTTATTGTCAAGATCTTTTTGTCTTTCCTCTAAAGCGTTTTTTGTATCGAGGATTTCCTCGTTTTTCGCTTCGATTTTGGCGTGAGCTTCTTTGATTCTTTTCTCCAGGATCTGAATCTCGAGTTGTTGCAATTCCACCTCTTTGGTGATAGCATCATACTCTCGATTGTTTCTCACGTTCATTTGCTGCTCCTCGTATTTCTGGATCAGCTTTTCTGCATCTTTGATGGCAGTTTTGTTGTTCGTGATGGACAATTCTAAATCTTCAATAGCACTGTTGTGATTGGCTACTCTGGTTTCGTAACCAGCAACCTCATCCTCAAGGTCCATTACCTCTTCAGGTAGTGCACCGCGAACCTTTTTAATTTCGTCAAGTTCAGAATCTATTGATTGTAATTTAGTGAGAGCTTCAAGCTTTTGCGCTACAGTACTTTCCATGAATTTTCTAAAAGTATTTTACCGGATTTGTATTCTCCTTGGAGAAATTGAGTGCAATATTAGCGATTTTTTCTTTCAAATAATCATATATCAATTCTTTTGTAAACACTTCACTTTCATAGTGTCCGATATCAGCAATAATGATGGAATCTTCGGCATCAAAGAACTCGTGATACTTGAAATCCCCAGTGATAAATATGTCAGCCCCAGAGGATTTGGCTGTCCCCAATAAAAAGCTGCCAGCTCCACCACATAGGGCTACTTTTTCGATCGTGTCGGTATGAATAAAGGTATGTTTGATTACTGAGAGATTGAATCGATCCTTGAGTAATTGAAGGAATTCTTTGGTCGGGATAGGTGTAGGCAGTTTTCCAACCATTCCCGCGCCCACTTCTTGATTGAGGTTGTTTAGGTTGCTGAGGTAATATGCCACTTCTTCGTATGGGTGTGCTTTTTTAAGCGCACGCAACACTTTGTTTTGTAGATAGGAGGGGATGATTACCTCTACTCGGTTTTCATTTTCCTGATGAACCTCACCTTTGTTGCCTACATGTGGGTTAGCTGATTCATTGGCTCTGAATCTTCCAGTTCCTTCTACCGAGAAGCTGCAGTGGTCGTAGTTGCCGATTTCTCCAGCCCCTGCCTGATGCATGGCTTTTAGTACTTCATCAGTATGTGCTTTGGGTATGAATGTGGTCAGTTTGGTCAAAATTTCGCCTTTGGGTGCCAAAATTTGACATTGCTCCAGGCCTATTTTTTTGGCAATTTTATAATTGACTCCTGTCTGGACATTGTCCAAGTTGGTATGGATGCTGAAAATCGCAATGTCATTTTTGATGGCCTGAATGACAGTACGTTCCACATAGTTTTTTCCTGTCAGGCTTTTTAATCCTTTGAAAACAATGGGGTGATGGGCTACTATCATGTTGCAACCTTGTTCTATGGCTTCTCTGACCACTGCTTCTGTACAATCTAGTGAGATGAGGACGCCTTTTAGTTCCTGATTGGGATCACCCGTGATCAATCTCGAATTGTCATAAGATTCCTGATAGGCTGGAGGTGCCCATTGATTTAGTATTCCTATTACTTCGCTGATTTTCATTTTGCTTCAGTGATTAAGTATCGCTTCAAATCTAAAACTTTTCAGATGCATCCACCTAGTTTTGCGGTGATGGAATGGATAGCGAAAATGTTATTGTTGCCTTTTACATGGATTACTTTAATAATGGCTCGTTGGAGGCGTATCATGTTCAAGACGGGAAGATGGAAATCGGTGGAATTTGAATTGCCAACGATTGCTGTTCTGCATCATTTTCGAACCCAGCAGTTATTGACTTATTTGCCTTTTCTCAATAATCTCATGGATGGAGGTTCGATTTCATTTATACCACGTCTTTCCCTTCTGAATGCAGGAGAAACATTAGATCCCATAGACGGTGCAAATTATTCAACCTTGCGGAAGGGAGACTCAAAGGTGATAGGCTATCGTCAGAGTATGGTACTGGCAGTGTCGGAGTGTTTTGCCTTGTATTCCGATATGAAGAGCATCTTGGTCCCAACCAGAAAGCTGAATTTTGAAATCAGACAACAATCCAATCTTTTGTTGACTTCTTCGGAACGGCTTTTTTGGAATGAAACGATGTCTCCAGTGGGAAACAGGCTGGAGCCTTTGAATCAACTCCATTGTATAGATGTATGTTTGATTTTTTATAAGGAGTTAGCGGATTTAATAGCCATTGATCAAGAGGCGAGAAGCTTTTGTGGAAAGGAAACTTTGGTATGCTTTGTGCGGGAATCGAGCGCAATAAATCAGGAGACAATGGAGGTATATTATTCACCAGATGGATCAGAATTTGCAACGGATCGTGATACCTTTGTCCGCTTGTTTATAAATTCGCTTTTTGGAACGAAATAGCTCGGAATTTTGGTTAGAAAAATCTCATTACTTTTCATATTTCTGAATGTTACTCTGGCAGCTCTCGCACAGATTGTAGATGATTCTACCAAGTTGGTCTATGGACCTACTTCTACCCGATACATCACCGTGGGTGATCTCAAGCATAGTGATACCTTATATCATGTGATGGATACTTCTATCCACAATGTAGAGAATTTTGAAGTGCATCGAAGAGCTAAAATCGACTATCAAGATCTGGGGAATAATGGTACCGCTCTGAAACCTATATATTATGCTATTCCTGAATTGGTAGGAAGAACTACGGGGTTTCATGCCTATGAACCTTACGTTAAAACTGTTGAAGACTTTAGGTACTATGACAGCAAGTCGCCCTTCATAACTCTGGGAGCCTACTTCGGTGGAAAGGGTAGAAATATGGTTGATTTTAACTTCTCCAGAAATATCAATCCTCAGTGGAATGTGGGTTTCGACATCCTGCACATTTCTTCTCAAAAACAAATAGGCACCTCTTCGGTTAGGGAAAATCAAGTCAAATTAACTGCGGCCGATATTTATACCTTTTATAGATCCAAAGATCTAAAGTACCATATGATGTTTCATGCTTATTCGCATGATCAGACGGTATTAGAAACAGGAGGGGAGGTAGTCTACGAAGATGCGGATGATCTGTATCAGTACGAAGATGCGAATATCTATTTGCGCAATGCCCAAAGTTTTGACAAACGGAATCGATTTTTCTTATATCATGAGTATTCTTTGAGGCCATTCTTTGAGGTGTACAATAGTGTCACCTACAAGGAAGTGAAAAATGAATACACAGATACGCCATTGACCCAATCGATAGAAGCCCGTTATTATGATCAATATCTGATTCGAATAGACTCTACAGAGGATGCCTCTCTGTACAAAGAGTCCAATATCGAAGCGGGTATCAAGGGACGTGTAGCTAGTCGTATTTTCTATTCTGCTTATGTAAAGAGGAGGGATGTGAAAATGGAGTATAGGTACATTTCGCCATTTGAGAATGAGGCAGAAAATTATCTTGGTGGCGACATCAAAATTCACCTAACAGACAAGTATACCCTGTCTGGTCAGGCAGAGGTGATGCAAGATGGCAATTATTATTTCAAAGGAAATTTCACCAACAATTTCTTGAAGGCTAGCTATATCAGCAGTTTGTATAAACCTGCATTTATGACGGATAGATATTTTGGTAATCATTACGAATGGAACAATTCTTTTGGTTCTACTATCGCCAATTCCATTCAGGGGTCATTGTTTTATGAGTTGCCATTTCTGTATCTAGAGCCATCTGTTGATATATCTAGTGTAGATGAGTATGTGTATTTTGGATTGGATAAGAAACCTACTCAGGAAAGTGATCCGATTTTCATTAACAAGTATTCTGTGAAGGCAAATCTTACACTAGGTAAGCATATTCATCTTGATAATAGATTGGTATGGAACAATTTGTCAGGAGGAGGAGCGGCTGCCATGAGAATGCCTGATTGGAACTACTATGGCAAGGTGTACTATAAGAATATCGTGTTCAATGATTTCATGGAGTTTGAAGTTGGATTTGACCTGCGATGGCAGACAGCTTATTATGCCAAAGCTTATGATCCTATTACTCAGCAATTCCATATTCAGAATGACTTTAAAATGCCTATGTATTTCACCTCGGACTTGTTTTTCGTGATGAAGGCGAATAACCTGACTTTCTTCTTCAACTGGGTTTACATCAATCAGCAAAGAGACAGTGGTTACTTTGCTTCACCCTATTATCCAGGACAGCGGAGAGCTATTGATTTAGGGGTGAGATGGATGTTTTTTGATTAAAAATCAAGAGTTTAAAGGATATTAATAAGCAACTAAGGAAATGGAAAAGACGACTTTGGGACTCAATCTGCCTACAGATCCAAGATGGGTTAACATTGCTGAGAAGGATATAGCAGAGATATTGATTGATCATGCCTATTGTGAGCAAAAAGCAGCATCTTCGGGTATATCTTTGATCGTTACTTATCCAGAGAGAGAGGACCTTGTGGAGATCATGACTGATTTGGTTGCCGAAGAGTGGGGGCATTTCGAAAGAGTGCTGGAGAAAATGAAGAATCGAGGCATTTCGCTCGGTCGCAAACGTAATGACGAGTACGTAGCTGCCATTTCTAAAATTCTGAAGAGCGGTGGTAGCAGAGACGAGCAGTTGGTAGAGAAGCTACTTCTCAATGCCTTGATAGAGGCACGGAGCTGCGAGCGCTTCAAGTTGCTTTGGCAAAATATCGAAGATGAGGACTTGTCCAAATTCTATTATGAGCTAATGGTTTCAGAAGCGGGTCATTATCATACCTTCCTCGATCTGGCTAAAAAGTACAAAGGAGAAGAATACACCATGAAGAGGTGGGGTGAATTCTTAGAAAAAGAAGCCGAGATAATG
This is a stretch of genomic DNA from Reichenbachiella ulvae. It encodes these proteins:
- a CDS encoding M48 family metalloprotease; this encodes MIRFILTGVFLFSCVAVFGQGSTLSDKMGAATFAEVQRSMGIYEDEELLDYVMDIGRRLEEVMPEHDEQFKYFLVDTEDPNAFATAGGYVYVTRGLLALLDTEDELAGVLGHEFSHILLKHSEKKIGRTIFPKVLEIPGNLVGSMFSELLGALMNNPIEVTAKTVNSAFDRSQENHADKSGVELAAAAGFDPKALSSALVKLEFFVQTLTEEESSFHLFDDHPLTKKRVDNLKELTADMSMSDRYVQKSILPAIDGLILGQNPKNGVVLEDNLFLHSDLNISFQLPEGWGSKNTPESLTATDRKSGSGLGLGLDEENESAKAAYKAYAKSLKGQKGLMLTVDKKKEIGGFNAVELLVEDGKSNTTVVTWIEFDGVNGLIQLVGSTSSEEQLNKIQQSISSFRLINEEERARVFTKLLRAEETEASTLSEYAKEKGFDGNIKILEILNGQSADDQLVDQEVKFMEKEPYN
- a CDS encoding tetratricopeptide repeat protein, translated to MSYAHLFLFILLLLSHFPTFGQKSIDSYPRIYQAYQNILKLKFEAGRDQLKAIIPSQEELGHYHYTMSLADAMEILISEDESLFKKYEDSEDNHLEGVEELDDDDPYKKFYSAEIKIHWAIVKTLFQEEMRAGWALKNAYSEIKDNIEEHPDFKHNYKSLGTLHVLFAVVPESYYWVLRYFGLRANVIEGWQELSEIDFKNPYWLETSLIKCLIAINIVNKEEVTMDLLQDILQHNKDNLAVNYFYNLALIKYSHSEDALSSLTRLTYVGGEYYSISYILYHLGEIYLQKQEYDMARLYYSRFLNMHKGKNYIKDTWFKIFLCYWLEGQKKIAELHWEKAQKSGQEFVAADKNAADYLSRDKYPNPELYKARLATDGGYFDIAHRTLKGIKQQSIKSEKEEVEYFYRYGRLYDKEGEKEEAIFHYLNAIKKSGDENWYFAPSACLYTGYIYESRGDYEKAAYYFNKVFSYNKYKYKDGLDYKAKAALLLIKDKK
- a CDS encoding zinc ribbon domain-containing protein, coding for MESTVAQKLEALTKLQSIDSELDEIKKVRGALPEEVMDLEDEVAGYETRVANHNSAIEDLELSITNNKTAIKDAEKLIQKYEEQQMNVRNNREYDAITKEVELQQLEIQILEKRIKEAHAKIEAKNEEILDTKNALEERQKDLDNKKGELDNITAESEEEESKLMKDREKASTKIEERLLNSYNKIRGNVRNGLAVVPVKRGACGGCFNVVPPQKQAEIREKKKLIVCEHCGRVLADVEEVIEEKKPTKARRTKKKA
- a CDS encoding Nif3-like dinuclear metal center hexameric protein, with translation MKISEVIGILNQWAPPAYQESYDNSRLITGDPNQELKGVLISLDCTEAVVREAIEQGCNMIVAHHPIVFKGLKSLTGKNYVERTVIQAIKNDIAIFSIHTNLDNVQTGVNYKIAKKIGLEQCQILAPKGEILTKLTTFIPKAHTDEVLKAMHQAGAGEIGNYDHCSFSVEGTGRFRANESANPHVGNKGEVHQENENRVEVIIPSYLQNKVLRALKKAHPYEEVAYYLSNLNNLNQEVGAGMVGKLPTPIPTKEFLQLLKDRFNLSVIKHTFIHTDTIEKVALCGGAGSFLLGTAKSSGADIFITGDFKYHEFFDAEDSIIIADIGHYESEVFTKELIYDYLKEKIANIALNFSKENTNPVKYF
- a CDS encoding putative porin; protein product: MVRKISLLFIFLNVTLAALAQIVDDSTKLVYGPTSTRYITVGDLKHSDTLYHVMDTSIHNVENFEVHRRAKIDYQDLGNNGTALKPIYYAIPELVGRTTGFHAYEPYVKTVEDFRYYDSKSPFITLGAYFGGKGRNMVDFNFSRNINPQWNVGFDILHISSQKQIGTSSVRENQVKLTAADIYTFYRSKDLKYHMMFHAYSHDQTVLETGGEVVYEDADDLYQYEDANIYLRNAQSFDKRNRFFLYHEYSLRPFFEVYNSVTYKEVKNEYTDTPLTQSIEARYYDQYLIRIDSTEDASLYKESNIEAGIKGRVASRIFYSAYVKRRDVKMEYRYISPFENEAENYLGGDIKIHLTDKYTLSGQAEVMQDGNYYFKGNFTNNFLKASYISSLYKPAFMTDRYFGNHYEWNNSFGSTIANSIQGSLFYELPFLYLEPSVDISSVDEYVYFGLDKKPTQESDPIFINKYSVKANLTLGKHIHLDNRLVWNNLSGGGAAAMRMPDWNYYGKVYYKNIVFNDFMEFEVGFDLRWQTAYYAKAYDPITQQFHIQNDFKMPMYFTSDLFFVMKANNLTFFFNWVYINQQRDSGYFASPYYPGQRRAIDLGVRWMFFD
- a CDS encoding tRNA-(ms[2]io[6]A)-hydroxylase; translated protein: MEKTTLGLNLPTDPRWVNIAEKDIAEILIDHAYCEQKAASSGISLIVTYPEREDLVEIMTDLVAEEWGHFERVLEKMKNRGISLGRKRNDEYVAAISKILKSGGSRDEQLVEKLLLNALIEARSCERFKLLWQNIEDEDLSKFYYELMVSEAGHYHTFLDLAKKYKGEEYTMKRWGEFLEKEAEIMKNLEVRSDRMH